In Rutidosis leptorrhynchoides isolate AG116_Rl617_1_P2 chromosome 2, CSIRO_AGI_Rlap_v1, whole genome shotgun sequence, one genomic interval encodes:
- the LOC139891378 gene encoding flowering-promoting factor 1-like protein 4, with amino-acid sequence MSGVWVFKNGVVSLKNGAGSLQGGKVLVHLPTNEIVTSYEVLERMLTSLGWERYYDDPDLFQFHKRSTVHLISLPKNFKKLKPMHMYDIVVKNRNVFEVRDS; translated from the coding sequence ATGTCTGGTGTGTGGGTGTTCAAGAATGGTGTAGTTAGTCTCAAGAATGGTGCGGGTTCGTTACAAGGTGGAAAAGTACTCGTGCACCTTCCGACTAACGAAATCGTGACTTCATACGAAGTTCTTGAAAGAATGCTCACGTCTCTTGGTTGGGAACGATATTATGATGATCCTGATCTTTTTCAGTTTCATAAAAGATCCACGGTTCATCTTATATCTCTACCCAAAAACTTCAAGAAACTAAAGCCCATGCACATGTATGATATTGTGGTCAAGAATCGAAATGTCTTTGAAGTACGAGATTCATAG